A window of the Pleurocapsa minor HA4230-MV1 genome harbors these coding sequences:
- a CDS encoding GNAT family N-acetyltransferase has translation MADQNLTLIRTLEELSLNAWPCLQQILDDGWVLRFAEGYTKRANSVTPLYLGTENLTEKIKRCETFYSSWNLPSIFRLTNTAQWSILDQTLSEMGYTKQDTISVQVKSITNHDVFSGALDFTLEHQLSTEWLDRFVHTDNLPLQHWNTLSTMLEMIPNPTCYGYLKDRHRLCSIGLGVLERNYLGIFCLTTAQKQRRQGYVTQLIAALTDWGCSKGATTVYLQVETSNQAGINLYNKLGFTEAYQYFYRIKS, from the coding sequence GTGGCAGATCAGAATTTGACTCTAATTAGAACTTTAGAAGAATTATCTCTTAATGCTTGGCCATGTCTGCAACAGATTCTTGATGATGGCTGGGTATTGCGGTTTGCTGAAGGTTACACTAAGCGAGCTAATTCGGTAACACCTCTATATTTAGGGACAGAAAATTTAACTGAGAAAATTAAGCGTTGCGAAACATTCTATAGCAGCTGGAATCTTCCCTCAATTTTCCGCCTGACAAATACAGCTCAATGGTCGATCCTGGATCAAACTTTATCTGAAATGGGCTACACCAAACAAGATACGATTAGTGTCCAGGTTAAATCTATTACTAATCATGATGTTTTTAGCGGGGCATTAGACTTTACTCTCGAGCATCAGTTATCGACAGAATGGTTAGATCGTTTTGTTCATACCGATAACTTACCACTCCAGCACTGGAATACCCTATCTACGATGTTAGAAATGATACCTAATCCCACCTGCTATGGATATCTAAAAGATCGACATCGATTGTGTAGCATTGGATTAGGAGTTTTAGAAAGGAACTATCTCGGCATATTTTGCTTAACTACCGCTCAAAAACAGCGTCGTCAAGGTTACGTAACTCAATTAATTGCAGCCCTAACGGATTGGGGGTGCAGCAAAGGAGCAACCACGGTTTATCTTCAGGTGGAAACCAGCAATCAAGCAGGGATAAACCTTTACAATAAGCTAGGATTTACTGAAGCCTATCAATATTTTTACCGCATCAAGTCATGA
- a CDS encoding response regulator transcription factor: MSKVSIVLIEDHDLSRIGLCAALKQYEDVEVIDNAANGNDGLQKIKTHQPDVALVDIGLPDIDGIEVTQRLKQYQAGNPDFKTKVLMLTMHSSEDSVMAAFAAGADSYSLKDVSMDNLVQAIRNTHEGNAWIDPAIARIVLKQAQASKIATNSANISSQAIDDTQAITAVAEEYQQLIETYPLTDRELEVLELIVAGCSNADISAKLYITVGTVKTHVCHILNKLCADDRTQAAVRALRAGLVK, encoded by the coding sequence ATGAGTAAAGTTAGCATTGTTTTAATCGAAGATCATGATTTAAGTCGCATTGGCTTGTGTGCGGCTCTTAAACAATACGAAGACGTAGAAGTCATCGATAACGCTGCTAACGGTAATGATGGCTTGCAGAAAATAAAAACTCATCAACCTGATGTGGCGCTAGTAGACATTGGCTTACCCGACATTGACGGTATCGAAGTCACCCAAAGATTAAAGCAATATCAAGCAGGTAATCCAGATTTTAAAACCAAGGTGCTGATGCTGACGATGCACAGTAGTGAAGATTCAGTTATGGCTGCATTTGCTGCTGGTGCAGATTCCTACAGTCTTAAAGATGTCAGTATGGACAACCTAGTTCAAGCAATCCGTAATACTCATGAAGGAAACGCTTGGATCGATCCAGCGATCGCCCGTATTGTGCTAAAACAAGCTCAAGCTAGTAAAATTGCCACCAACTCAGCCAACATCTCTTCTCAGGCTATAGATGACACCCAAGCAATTACAGCCGTGGCGGAAGAATATCAGCAATTAATTGAAACCTATCCATTGACAGATCGAGAATTAGAGGTTTTAGAGTTAATCGTCGCTGGCTGTAGTAATGCAGATATCTCTGCCAAGCTTTATATTACTGTGGGAACAGTGAAAACTCACGTCTGTCATATTCTCAATAAATTATGCGCTGATGATCGCACTCAAGCAGCAGTTAGAGCTTTAAGAGCAGGATTAGTTAAATAA
- a CDS encoding response regulator has protein sequence MEDRIINILLVEDDEVDIMNVKRAFKKYKITNPLYLAGNGIEALAMLRSSSEKPSLVPAKRRLILLDLNMPKMNGLEFLQELRQDRELKRTPVIVLTTSDEDKDRIEAYNLNVAGYILKPVTFNNFAEVMVALNKYWALCEMP, from the coding sequence ATGGAAGATAGAATAATCAATATTTTGCTGGTAGAGGATGATGAAGTTGATATTATGAACGTCAAACGTGCGTTCAAAAAATACAAAATTACTAATCCTCTTTATCTAGCGGGTAATGGAATTGAAGCTTTAGCAATGTTGCGCTCTTCAAGCGAAAAACCTTCACTCGTGCCAGCAAAAAGAAGATTAATCTTACTAGACCTTAATATGCCAAAAATGAATGGTCTAGAATTTCTGCAAGAGTTAAGGCAAGATCGGGAATTAAAGCGTACCCCGGTGATCGTCTTAACTACCTCTGACGAAGATAAAGACCGCATTGAAGCATATAATTTAAACGTTGCAGGATATATTCTTAAGCCAGTTACCTTCAATAACTTTGCGGAAGTAATGGTGGCATTAAATAAATATTGGGCTTTATGTGAAATGCCTTGA
- a CDS encoding HAD-IA family hydrolase, whose product MLEAILFDLDGTLADTDSIHFAVWQDILVRYDLDIDRSFYRQRISGRTNSKIIKDIIPQLTLEDAWKLATEKEETYRRLANSLLPTPGLDRLIALTDRASIKRAVVTNAPEDNAVYMLKVLRLTDTFPTVIMAKDAPPGKPDPAPYKLALSRLGVKSKRAFAVEDSAAGIRSAVGAGIYTIGITSSHPAEELLNAGASMTIEDFNDKQLWELLDSKTKAVG is encoded by the coding sequence ATGTTAGAAGCGATATTGTTTGATTTAGACGGTACGTTAGCTGATACAGACTCGATTCACTTTGCTGTCTGGCAAGACATCTTGGTTAGATACGATCTTGACATCGATCGCTCTTTTTATCGGCAACGTATTTCGGGCAGAACTAATTCTAAAATTATTAAGGATATTATTCCTCAGTTGACTTTAGAAGATGCCTGGAAATTAGCCACGGAAAAAGAAGAAACCTATCGTCGTTTAGCAAATTCTCTCTTACCTACCCCTGGTTTAGATCGCTTGATCGCTCTGACAGATCGAGCTTCCATCAAAAGAGCTGTGGTTACCAATGCACCAGAGGATAATGCAGTCTATATGCTCAAGGTGTTGCGTCTGACAGATACTTTTCCCACAGTAATTATGGCGAAGGATGCACCTCCAGGCAAACCAGATCCAGCACCTTACAAGTTGGCTTTGAGCCGTTTGGGAGTAAAAAGCAAAAGAGCCTTTGCTGTTGAAGATTCCGCAGCAGGTATTCGTTCAGCCGTTGGTGCGGGTATTTACACTATTGGGATTACTTCTAGTCATCCAGCCGAAGAATTACTTAATGCGGGAGCAAGTATGACGATTGAAGACTTTAATGATAAACAACTCTGGGAATTGTTGGACAGTAAGACTAAAGCAGTTGGCTAA
- a CDS encoding DUF2294 domain-containing protein → MTNNLLTCGQLERKLSQEIQAFYRQHLGHQPSKVTCQFFGTKLAIIIENSITSAEKILIDEGKSELAQKVRSNLDDAIQPELKQLIETTAEVEVVDILSDATLDTGRTGIIVILSQTPTVRNPESIPKVKN, encoded by the coding sequence ATGACAAATAACTTACTGACTTGTGGTCAATTAGAACGAAAACTTTCTCAAGAAATTCAAGCATTTTATCGTCAACACTTAGGACATCAGCCTTCTAAAGTGACATGTCAGTTTTTTGGCACTAAGTTGGCAATAATTATTGAAAACTCCATTACTAGTGCTGAAAAAATTTTAATAGATGAAGGAAAGAGTGAGTTAGCGCAGAAAGTACGTTCTAATCTTGACGATGCTATTCAGCCAGAATTAAAACAATTGATTGAAACAACTGCCGAGGTAGAGGTAGTTGACATTTTAAGTGATGCCACTTTGGACACTGGACGCACTGGTATTATTGTGATTTTAAGCCAGACTCCAACAGTACGAAATCCTGAAAGTATTCCCAAGGTTAAAAATTGA
- the cbiE gene encoding precorrin-6y C5,15-methyltransferase (decarboxylating) subunit CbiE, which produces MVIAVVGIGLDGKQGLTQTVQQIIEQATVLAGSKRHLGYFTDHPAEKLNLANLNTGIEAIAQLKLDHYVVVILTSGDPLFFGLGRLLLAKFKASEIEFYPHLSSIQLAFNRLKIPWQDANLISVHGRSVDKLIELFKQGKDKIAVLTDGHNNPAAIARLFLALELPVNYSFYICENLGDVSEKVSHFSPAEITQLSNLEQHDFLALNVVILVREAQENELNLDNLPLIGLPDSSFLSFSDRPSLITKKEVRLAILGELALQPKQIVWDIGAGTGSVSIEIARLCPTSQIFAIEKTSMGSSLITQNSQRFQLNNLKSINGKAPEVLCNLPDCDRIFIGGSGGNLVDILQICSQKLTVRGLIVMAFATIEYQLQAINWLSNHNWQYRLLQLQISRSTPISNLTRLTPLNPVTIITAGK; this is translated from the coding sequence TTGGTCATTGCTGTAGTTGGTATTGGTTTAGATGGCAAGCAGGGATTGACCCAAACTGTACAACAAATTATCGAGCAGGCTACAGTTTTAGCTGGTAGTAAACGGCATCTTGGTTATTTTACCGATCATCCCGCCGAAAAATTAAATTTAGCTAATCTTAATACTGGTATTGAGGCGATCGCTCAACTAAAATTAGATCATTATGTGGTGGTTATTTTAACTAGTGGCGACCCGCTTTTTTTTGGTTTGGGTAGACTATTATTAGCCAAATTTAAAGCATCAGAAATTGAATTTTATCCTCATTTAAGTTCAATCCAATTAGCTTTTAATCGTTTAAAAATTCCTTGGCAAGATGCTAATTTGATTAGCGTTCATGGACGTTCTGTTGATAAGTTAATCGAACTGTTTAAACAGGGTAAAGATAAGATTGCAGTTCTCACTGACGGTCATAATAATCCTGCTGCGATCGCTCGTCTATTCCTCGCTCTAGAATTACCCGTTAACTATAGTTTTTATATCTGTGAAAATCTAGGAGACGTAAGCGAAAAGGTCAGTCATTTTTCACCCGCAGAAATAACTCAATTAAGTAATTTAGAGCAACATGATTTTTTAGCTTTAAATGTTGTAATTTTAGTGAGGGAAGCACAGGAAAATGAGCTAAATCTAGATAATTTACCTTTAATTGGTTTACCTGATAGTAGCTTTTTAAGTTTTAGCGATCGCCCTAGTTTAATTACTAAGAAAGAAGTGCGTTTAGCTATCTTAGGCGAATTAGCTTTACAGCCAAAACAAATAGTCTGGGATATTGGCGCTGGCACTGGTTCAGTATCGATTGAAATAGCTCGCTTATGCCCGACATCTCAAATATTTGCGATCGAAAAAACTAGTATGGGTTCAAGCTTAATTACGCAAAATAGTCAAAGATTTCAGCTCAATAATCTTAAAAGTATTAATGGCAAAGCACCAGAAGTATTATGCAATTTACCCGATTGCGATCGCATTTTTATTGGTGGAAGTGGAGGAAACTTAGTTGATATTTTGCAGATCTGTAGTCAGAAATTGACCGTTCGGGGATTAATCGTCATGGCATTTGCGACGATTGAATATCAACTACAGGCGATTAATTGGTTGAGTAATCATAATTGGCAATATCGACTTTTACAGCTCCAAATTTCCCGTTCTACTCCCATTAGTAACTTAACTCGTTTAACTCCTCTGAATCCCGTGACGATTATTACTGCGGGTAAATAG
- a CDS encoding GAF domain-containing protein codes for MSDPGLEKLLQRLTNSLTEDLLVQSVTDNIRNKLQVDRVVLYYFYRQWEGRVTFESLSSHNYSILGSTGPDDCFNGEYAAWYQNGRVSAIADIETAPIADCHRDFLREMGVKANLVVPVVPNSNLWGLLVAHHCQNSVDWSESQITMMQAGANTLARSETIRGT; via the coding sequence ATGTCAGATCCTGGTTTAGAAAAATTGCTACAACGTTTGACGAATAGTTTGACCGAAGATCTGTTGGTTCAAAGCGTAACAGATAATATCAGAAATAAACTTCAGGTAGATCGCGTGGTTTTGTATTATTTCTATCGTCAGTGGGAGGGAAGAGTGACGTTTGAATCCCTAAGCTCCCATAACTATTCAATCCTGGGTTCGACTGGCCCTGATGATTGTTTCAATGGTGAATATGCAGCCTGGTATCAAAATGGTCGAGTAAGTGCGATCGCTGATATTGAAACTGCACCGATTGCTGATTGCCATCGTGACTTTTTACGGGAGATGGGGGTCAAAGCTAATTTAGTTGTACCAGTTGTCCCAAATTCTAACTTATGGGGTTTACTTGTCGCTCATCATTGTCAAAACTCCGTTGATTGGTCAGAATCTCAGATAACCATGATGCAGGCGGGAGCAAATACTCTAGCTCGATCCGAGACAATTAGAGGAACATAG
- a CDS encoding hybrid sensor histidine kinase/response regulator has product MSVTETSKRNYILAVDDIPDNLLLVQLALEQEGHRVVLAHNGETALKQIKQFPPSLILLDVMMPGMDGYEVTRRIRQDKNVPFIPILLVTAREESSLVAGLDAGADEFVRKPFQIDELQARVRSMLRLKETIDQRENFVSCLTHDLRTPLVAANRMLDLIKQNVFGHVTSEQEEAIANIVSSNDNMLEMLNTLLETHHYELGQKTLNSISVDLQQLISEVVAELEPLARQKGLELLYNVTAETGFEIKGDRLELRRVMTNLIGNAIKFTDRGQVEVSLSQEKSKILVQVADSGIGISPEDQKAVFQRYHQGNHRRAGKGLGLYLCQQIINAHRGELKVESQLGKGTTFIFSLPKV; this is encoded by the coding sequence ATGTCTGTTACGGAAACCTCTAAGCGAAACTACATTCTGGCAGTAGATGATATTCCTGATAATCTTCTTTTAGTGCAGCTCGCTCTCGAACAAGAAGGTCATCGTGTTGTATTAGCTCACAATGGGGAAACCGCCCTAAAACAAATCAAACAATTTCCGCCTAGTCTAATTTTACTTGATGTGATGATGCCTGGCATGGATGGCTACGAAGTTACTCGACGCATCCGCCAAGATAAAAACGTGCCTTTCATTCCCATCTTGTTAGTTACAGCCAGAGAAGAATCTAGTTTAGTAGCAGGTTTAGATGCAGGAGCAGATGAATTTGTCCGCAAACCTTTCCAAATCGATGAACTACAGGCGAGAGTGCGCTCAATGTTGCGTCTTAAAGAAACCATTGACCAACGAGAGAATTTTGTTTCTTGCTTGACTCACGATCTACGAACTCCTCTAGTGGCAGCAAATCGGATGCTGGATTTAATTAAGCAAAACGTTTTTGGTCATGTCACCAGCGAACAAGAAGAAGCGATCGCCAACATCGTTAGTAGCAATGATAATATGCTGGAGATGCTTAACACGCTACTAGAAACTCATCACTATGAATTAGGACAAAAAACGCTGAATTCGATTTCAGTTGACCTACAACAACTAATTTCTGAGGTAGTTGCTGAACTTGAACCATTAGCGAGACAAAAAGGGCTGGAGCTATTATATAACGTTACAGCTGAAACAGGTTTTGAGATCAAAGGCGATCGCCTAGAGTTACGTCGGGTAATGACTAACTTAATTGGTAATGCGATTAAATTTACCGATCGAGGTCAAGTCGAAGTTTCCTTGTCACAAGAGAAATCTAAAATATTGGTTCAGGTGGCAGATTCAGGAATTGGCATTTCACCAGAAGATCAAAAGGCGGTTTTTCAAAGATACCATCAGGGAAACCATCGTCGTGCTGGTAAAGGCTTAGGACTATATCTTTGTCAGCAAATTATCAATGCCCATCGCGGAGAATTAAAAGTAGAGTCTCAGTTAGGTAAGGGAACTACCTTTATTTTTAGCCTACCCAAAGTTTAG
- the speA gene encoding biosynthetic arginine decarboxylase — MLNSQSESSSLSQNDRDVVDIPLGSDLGWTVSDSEKLYNIEGWGEPYFAINQQGNVTVTLEAGGKPIELLEIIKSLDQQGIGLPLLIRFPDILADRLARLHDSMAKAIARYDYQGNYQGVFPIKCNQNRQLIEALVNYGKPYHFGLESGSKPELTIALACLASVKEGQPLLMCNGYKDREYLETALLATKLGYKPIIVIEQPPELELLIAIAQELKISPIIGLRAKLNSKGIGRWGDSTGDRAKFGLTVAEILHIVRQLENIGKLDWLQLLHFHIGSQISAISTVKHAIREASQIYVQLAKLGAKMQYLNVGGGLAVDYDGSKTNVPASKNYNMQNYANDIVAQVKDACDQAGVMHPTLVSESGRAIASHQSVLLFDVLGKSQICYENLCPPSPTAHLVIKNFWDTYQEINHTNLQESYHDAIEFKQEALSLFNFGYLSLVERSQAEELYWACCRQITAMLQDTEDLPDELASLPQVMASTYYINLSIFRSAPDSWAIDQLFPIMPLHRLQEKPSVKGVLADITCDSDGKIDKFIDRQQTKNTLELHPLDSKSPAPYYLGMFLVGAYQEIMGNLHNLFGDTNVVQIKSTSSGYEVESIVRGDTIEKVLEYVHYDSKDLLKIMSNQTEIALQNQQITPEAAQKLLLNYATTLNSYTYLNLKI, encoded by the coding sequence ATGCTCAATAGCCAATCTGAATCGAGTTCTCTGTCTCAAAATGATCGTGATGTAGTTGATATTCCTTTAGGATCAGATCTTGGTTGGACAGTTAGCGACAGCGAGAAACTGTATAATATCGAGGGATGGGGCGAGCCTTATTTTGCGATTAACCAGCAGGGAAATGTCACTGTTACTCTCGAAGCAGGGGGCAAACCAATAGAATTATTAGAGATAATTAAATCTCTTGATCAGCAGGGAATTGGCTTACCATTATTGATTCGCTTTCCCGATATTTTGGCAGATCGCCTAGCAAGACTACACGACTCTATGGCTAAGGCGATCGCTCGCTATGATTATCAAGGTAATTATCAGGGAGTTTTCCCAATTAAGTGTAATCAAAACCGTCAATTAATTGAGGCTTTAGTTAACTACGGCAAACCATATCACTTTGGCTTAGAATCAGGATCGAAGCCCGAATTAACGATTGCTTTGGCTTGTTTGGCATCTGTAAAAGAAGGGCAACCTCTATTGATGTGCAATGGCTACAAGGATCGCGAATATCTAGAAACTGCTCTTTTAGCCACTAAATTAGGATACAAGCCCATTATTGTGATTGAACAGCCTCCAGAATTGGAGTTACTGATCGCAATTGCTCAAGAATTAAAAATCTCACCAATCATCGGCTTGCGCGCTAAGTTAAACAGTAAAGGAATTGGCAGATGGGGAGATTCTACAGGCGATCGCGCCAAATTTGGTCTAACCGTAGCAGAAATTCTGCATATAGTACGTCAGCTAGAAAATATCGGCAAATTAGACTGGTTGCAACTCTTGCATTTTCATATCGGTTCACAGATTTCGGCAATCAGTACAGTCAAACATGCGATTCGTGAAGCTAGCCAAATCTATGTGCAGCTAGCCAAGCTGGGAGCAAAAATGCAATATCTCAACGTTGGTGGGGGATTAGCGGTAGATTATGACGGTTCCAAAACCAATGTTCCCGCTTCCAAAAACTACAATATGCAAAACTACGCTAACGATATTGTGGCGCAGGTTAAAGATGCTTGCGATCAAGCAGGAGTGATGCACCCTACTTTAGTGAGCGAAAGCGGTAGAGCGATCGCTTCCCATCAGTCAGTGTTGTTATTTGATGTCTTAGGCAAAAGTCAGATCTGCTATGAAAATTTATGTCCACCATCACCGACTGCACATTTAGTAATCAAAAACTTTTGGGATACTTATCAAGAAATTAATCACACCAATCTTCAAGAAAGTTACCACGATGCAATTGAGTTTAAACAAGAAGCCCTTAGCCTATTCAATTTCGGCTATCTTAGTTTAGTAGAGCGATCGCAAGCAGAAGAACTATACTGGGCTTGTTGTCGTCAAATTACAGCAATGCTGCAAGACACTGAAGATCTCCCTGATGAATTAGCTTCCTTGCCTCAAGTTATGGCATCTACCTACTACATCAATTTATCAATCTTTCGCTCAGCTCCCGATAGTTGGGCGATCGATCAGCTATTTCCAATTATGCCCCTTCATCGTCTCCAGGAAAAGCCTAGCGTTAAAGGAGTTTTAGCAGATATTACCTGCGATAGTGACGGCAAGATCGATAAATTCATCGATCGCCAGCAAACCAAGAATACTCTAGAATTACATCCTCTAGACAGCAAATCTCCCGCCCCATATTATCTAGGCATGTTTCTCGTCGGCGCATATCAAGAAATTATGGGTAATCTACACAATCTGTTTGGCGATACCAACGTAGTCCAGATTAAGAGTACCTCTAGTGGCTATGAGGTGGAATCAATTGTACGGGGCGATACGATTGAAAAAGTCTTAGAATACGTGCATTACGACAGTAAAGACTTACTAAAAATCATGAGCAATCAAACTGAAATAGCTCTGCAAAATCAGCAGATTACTCCCGAAGCAGCCCAAAAATTATTGCTAAATTACGCTACCACTCTAAACAGCTATACCTATTTAAATTTAAAGATTTAG
- a CDS encoding DUF2294 domain-containing protein, giving the protein MRRKGIKFNEIKSLLSQRIEDIYQQQLDQKIDTISYKLFDNTLVIILEGIITSPEKLLKDNDYLGLAKQVRKAVDHVIHPQIQSIIEEVLDVKVIDFLSDTTINNNLTGAIAIFEFKPKEN; this is encoded by the coding sequence ATGAGACGCAAGGGGATAAAATTTAATGAAATAAAGTCACTTTTATCTCAAAGAATTGAAGACATTTATCAACAACAGCTCGATCAAAAAATAGATACTATCTCTTACAAACTGTTTGACAATACTTTAGTCATAATTCTTGAAGGAATTATTACTTCACCTGAAAAACTACTGAAAGATAATGACTATCTTGGCTTAGCAAAGCAGGTAAGAAAGGCAGTCGATCATGTGATTCATCCTCAAATCCAAAGTATCATTGAAGAAGTTTTAGATGTAAAAGTGATCGACTTTTTGAGTGATACAACTATTAATAATAATTTAACAGGAGCGATCGCTATTTTTGAATTTAAGCCTAAGGAGAATTGA
- a CDS encoding response regulator: MSEEQFSILLIDDDEVDRLTVKRALKKANFSAFITEAVNGQEAIAKLVEGNNNHQNNLPITNCLVGVSLAEENSEKNNCINNFDLILLDYLLPDVDGLNLLATLKKIDFNLPVIVLTGQGDEQIAVEMMKSGAADYLLKGKIEPKTLSKAINNAIRINQAEQAVKLANQRLRATNELLLSKNLELERQQQQIKLQNIKLQESYNLKSDFLATMSHELRTPMNAIMGFSQLLLRQHTEPLSLQQQNLVERIFHNSNNLLNMINEMLDFSKIEAGKLELNPQPFDLKYLTRITVEELRSLAIEKQLSLVTDIQLEDNFIVQDANFVKRIVINLLSNAIKFTESGQIVVQVKEIGKTKIAIAVSDTGVGVAPEDRDKIFEAFRQADQSFTRQHSGTGLGLAITNSLIKMMGGKISLDSTLNQGSTFTVEIPRKYDT, translated from the coding sequence ATGAGTGAGGAACAATTTTCAATATTGTTAATTGATGATGATGAGGTAGATCGGTTGACGGTAAAAAGAGCTTTAAAAAAAGCAAATTTTTCTGCTTTTATAACAGAAGCAGTGAATGGTCAAGAAGCGATCGCTAAATTAGTTGAAGGAAACAATAACCATCAAAATAACCTACCTATAACCAATTGTTTAGTTGGCGTTTCACTAGCTGAAGAAAATTCAGAAAAAAACAATTGTATTAATAATTTTGATTTAATTCTACTAGATTATTTACTACCCGACGTTGATGGCTTAAACTTATTAGCAACATTAAAAAAGATCGATTTTAATCTCCCAGTCATTGTTTTAACAGGACAAGGAGATGAACAAATTGCGGTTGAAATGATGAAATCTGGGGCAGCAGATTATCTATTGAAAGGAAAAATTGAACCTAAGACTTTGAGTAAAGCAATTAACAATGCAATTAGAATTAATCAGGCAGAACAGGCAGTAAAATTAGCTAACCAGCGCCTTAGAGCTACTAATGAACTATTATTGTCTAAAAATTTAGAATTGGAAAGACAGCAGCAGCAAATAAAATTACAAAATATTAAACTGCAAGAATCTTATAATCTTAAATCGGACTTTCTCGCCACCATGTCCCATGAATTACGCACGCCAATGAATGCCATCATGGGGTTTTCTCAACTATTACTCCGTCAGCATACTGAACCTTTGTCATTACAACAGCAGAATTTAGTCGAGCGAATTTTTCATAACAGCAATAACTTGCTTAATATGATTAACGAAATGCTTGATTTTTCTAAAATTGAGGCAGGCAAATTAGAGCTAAATCCTCAACCATTTGATTTAAAATACTTGACTAGAATAACAGTAGAAGAATTACGCTCTTTAGCCATAGAAAAACAGCTAAGTTTAGTTACTGATATTCAATTAGAAGATAATTTTATCGTTCAAGATGCTAACTTTGTTAAACGGATTGTGATTAATTTACTTTCTAATGCCATCAAGTTTACCGAATCAGGACAAATTGTGGTGCAAGTGAAAGAAATAGGCAAAACTAAAATTGCGATCGCCGTGAGCGATACAGGTGTGGGAGTTGCTCCAGAAGATCGAGACAAAATTTTTGAGGCTTTTCGTCAAGCGGATCAAAGCTTTACTCGCCAACATTCAGGCACAGGTTTGGGTCTAGCGATTACTAATTCTTTGATTAAAATGATGGGGGGCAAAATTTCGCTTGATAGCACTTTAAATCAAGGTTCAACTTTTACAGTGGAAATCCCTCGTAAGTATGATACTTAA
- a CDS encoding response regulator — MHSNSNKNFDKSSDNYQPLILIVDNDNDNLLFASYIIESMGLNYVVTDDSEQCLNLVAELLPDIILLDIVMPKLNGLEIVNLIKQDASFAHISLIAVTGLTKAEDREELISAGFNDYLCKPYLIEELEGKIYRLLNSP; from the coding sequence ATGCACTCTAACTCAAATAAAAATTTTGATAAGTCATCAGACAATTATCAACCATTAATTCTCATTGTAGATAATGATAATGATAACTTATTATTTGCCAGCTACATAATTGAATCTATGGGGCTTAACTATGTAGTTACAGATGACAGCGAACAGTGCCTAAACTTGGTAGCAGAATTATTGCCAGACATTATTCTATTAGATATTGTTATGCCTAAATTAAATGGGTTAGAAATTGTTAACTTGATTAAACAAGATGCAAGTTTTGCCCATATATCGTTGATTGCAGTTACGGGATTAACTAAAGCTGAAGATCGAGAAGAGTTAATTTCAGCAGGCTTTAATGATTATCTATGTAAACCATATCTAATTGAAGAGTTAGAAGGTAAAATTTATCGCCTACTCAATTCTCCTTAG
- a CDS encoding RNA-binding S4 domain-containing protein, protein MKDSTLPAYIKLDQFLKWQGITQTGGEAKIMIKQGIVTVNESAELRRGRKLVTGDLVTVAGTTHRVEL, encoded by the coding sequence ATGAAGGATTCAACGTTACCAGCATATATTAAGCTCGACCAGTTTCTAAAATGGCAGGGAATTACCCAAACTGGAGGAGAAGCCAAAATTATGATTAAACAGGGAATAGTTACGGTGAACGAATCAGCAGAGTTGAGACGAGGACGTAAATTAGTTACAGGCGATCTCGTTACTGTTGCTGGTACAACTCATCGAGTAGAACTTTAG